One genomic segment of Sphingorhabdus sp. M41 includes these proteins:
- a CDS encoding nuclear transport factor 2 family protein: MSDVEGRLEKLENRVGELEDINAIRRLHWAYGYYIDFNKAADVAQLFAEDGEVTFLSGVFKGHEGIFRLYGTWFQNLFLENGGEGPVDGFLLDHFQMQDIITVAPDRQTAKGRFRGMLFGGSHESREWKPEGLPLQFMEAGIYENDYVREGDVWKIKRLDYMMQWQGDYEAGWSKTVSHLQPLTECYPDNPIGPDYLLDEKDIRKTWPSRQDVPMHFAHPKFGALLLGQELKQ; the protein is encoded by the coding sequence ATGTCTGATGTTGAAGGGCGTCTGGAGAAACTGGAAAACCGTGTTGGCGAACTGGAGGATATCAATGCGATCCGCCGGCTTCACTGGGCCTATGGCTATTATATTGACTTCAACAAGGCCGCCGATGTCGCGCAATTATTTGCTGAAGATGGCGAAGTCACCTTTCTCTCCGGCGTGTTCAAAGGGCATGAAGGTATTTTCCGGCTTTATGGCACCTGGTTCCAGAATCTTTTCCTCGAAAATGGCGGCGAAGGCCCAGTCGACGGATTTCTGCTCGACCATTTCCAGATGCAGGACATCATCACCGTTGCTCCTGACCGGCAAACCGCCAAGGGCCGTTTCCGCGGCATGCTGTTCGGCGGTAGCCACGAGTCGCGCGAATGGAAACCGGAAGGCCTGCCGCTGCAGTTCATGGAAGCCGGCATTTACGAAAATGACTATGTCCGTGAAGGGGATGTCTGGAAGATCAAACGCCTCGACTATATGATGCAATGGCAGGGCGACTATGAAGCCGGCTGGTCGAAGACCGTCAGCCATTTGCAGCCGCTGACCGAATGCTATCCCGACAATCCGATCGGTCCCGACTATCTGCTGGATGAAAAAGATATCCGCAAGACCTGGCCGAGTCGGCAGGACGTTCCGATGCATTTTGCTCACCCCAAATTCGGTGCTCTTCTGTTGGGACAGGAGCTCAAACAATGA
- a CDS encoding amidohydrolase family protein, which yields MTLLPDGSEKGLRGHAEERGIRTRIGMAPPAGEVDRNAPYKRIATEEAWTFPDLVKAQLDYLESGEGPDDASLGMAGMFASMPKLQGMLQDIGEGRIAHMDEYGIDRQLLLLTSPGVQVVRESEGTALARQANDLAAESCNRWPDRFSALAAFDPRDVKGSVQELERANTTLGLNGAVLNSHFQGRYLDEPAYEPILEALEALDAALYIHPTAPYNGQHYKDRGLFGALGGFPHDVWLHTMGLIFSGAFDKYPKLRLVIGHMGECLPLHLYRFDWMQSNADGIPGFRGGQPAVTLKYPVSHYFRNNIWITTSGVGWEPAIKFCMDVMGPERVLYAMDYPYQQSSDELAVYDNIGISAEHKKMLMQTNAENVFRLPKSV from the coding sequence ATGACGCTTCTACCCGACGGCAGCGAGAAAGGCCTGCGCGGCCATGCAGAAGAACGCGGCATACGCACCCGTATCGGCATGGCTCCGCCAGCCGGTGAAGTTGATCGCAATGCACCATATAAACGCATCGCCACCGAGGAAGCGTGGACCTTTCCGGATCTGGTAAAAGCACAGCTGGACTATCTGGAGAGCGGCGAAGGACCGGACGACGCTTCTCTCGGGATGGCGGGCATGTTCGCCTCCATGCCGAAACTGCAAGGTATGTTGCAGGATATAGGGGAAGGCCGGATCGCCCATATGGACGAATATGGCATTGACCGGCAATTGCTGCTGCTGACGTCGCCCGGCGTCCAAGTCGTGCGGGAGAGTGAAGGCACGGCCCTGGCTCGGCAAGCCAATGATCTGGCAGCAGAAAGCTGCAACAGATGGCCCGACAGATTTTCAGCCCTAGCCGCCTTTGATCCGCGCGATGTGAAAGGATCGGTGCAGGAACTGGAACGGGCGAATACCACGCTCGGCCTCAACGGCGCGGTGCTCAATTCCCATTTTCAGGGACGCTATCTCGACGAGCCGGCCTACGAACCGATATTGGAAGCATTGGAAGCACTCGACGCCGCGCTCTATATTCATCCTACGGCCCCTTATAATGGGCAGCATTATAAGGATCGCGGACTATTCGGAGCGCTCGGCGGCTTCCCGCACGATGTCTGGCTGCATACTATGGGTCTGATCTTTTCCGGTGCCTTTGACAAATATCCGAAACTGCGGCTGGTAATTGGTCACATGGGTGAATGCCTGCCGCTGCACCTTTACCGTTTTGACTGGATGCAAAGCAATGCAGATGGCATCCCGGGTTTTCGGGGTGGTCAGCCAGCGGTGACGCTAAAATATCCTGTCAGTCACTATTTCCGCAATAACATCTGGATCACGACGAGCGGTGTCGGGTGGGAACCGGCAATCAAATTCTGCATGGATGTTATGGGACCGGAGCGCGTTCTTTACGCGATGGACTATCCCTATCAGCAATCGTCAGATGAACTCGCAGTCTATGACAATATCGGCATATCGGCAGAACATAAGAAAATGCTGATGCAGACAAATGCTGAAAATGTTTTTCGTCTGCCGAAGAGTGTCTGA
- a CDS encoding MarR family winged helix-turn-helix transcriptional regulator, whose translation MEKKDDSQVASDQVEILVDLLKVATKIGRPMRDGVADPEDVSVTELRILLALGGEGALAGIDLAELMAMQPMNVSRALNSLEALGLVELTDNENNRRRKPYQLSKAGRTKFKKMNERMSEVATFVFGKLNQSELRQVDKILRKIEGRLNEWESPPELQHVPRA comes from the coding sequence ATGGAAAAAAAGGATGATTCCCAGGTCGCGTCGGATCAGGTCGAAATTCTTGTCGACTTATTGAAGGTCGCAACCAAAATCGGGCGGCCCATGCGCGATGGTGTCGCCGATCCGGAAGACGTCAGCGTGACAGAGCTTCGGATCCTTTTGGCATTGGGCGGAGAGGGGGCGCTAGCAGGAATAGATCTCGCCGAATTGATGGCAATGCAACCGATGAATGTCAGCAGGGCGCTGAACAGTCTCGAAGCCCTGGGTCTGGTTGAACTGACCGACAATGAAAATAACCGGCGCCGCAAGCCTTATCAGCTGAGCAAGGCTGGGCGCACCAAATTCAAGAAAATGAATGAAAGAATGTCGGAAGTGGCAACATTTGTTTTTGGTAAGCTGAACCAGTCGGAGCTTCGCCAGGTCGACAAAATATTGCGCAAAATTGAAGGCCGTCTGAACGAATGGGAATCGCCCCCCGAATTGCAGCATGTGCCGCGTGCCTGA
- the folD gene encoding bifunctional methylenetetrahydrofolate dehydrogenase/methenyltetrahydrofolate cyclohydrolase FolD — protein MTAKIIDGRSLAAAMRKGFAERVAALKEHSVTPGLAVLLIGDDPASAVYVGRKVKACEAVGIKSFAQHLPESISNAELLGRIVELNANPEVHGILVQLPLPPQIDMAQVLETIAVEKDVDGFHLYNVGGLVTGNTVFSPCTPFGVVKLLEHENIPIEGQNVVIVGASNIVGKPMALMLMARDATVSICHAKTRDLAQFTILADILIVAAGVPNLIVPQMVKHGAVVIDVGINRLADGSIAGDVDFEGVSKKASAITPVPGGVGPMTVTMLLENTIKSAEHKAIFEGLELA, from the coding sequence ATGACTGCCAAGATTATTGACGGCCGCAGCCTTGCTGCCGCCATGCGCAAAGGTTTTGCCGAGCGCGTCGCCGCGTTGAAGGAACATAGCGTAACGCCGGGTCTTGCGGTGCTGCTGATCGGTGACGATCCGGCATCGGCGGTCTATGTCGGCCGCAAGGTAAAGGCTTGCGAAGCCGTTGGCATAAAATCCTTCGCCCAACATCTGCCGGAATCGATCAGCAATGCCGAACTGCTCGGCCGGATCGTCGAACTGAACGCCAATCCCGAGGTTCACGGCATATTGGTTCAGCTCCCCCTGCCCCCGCAGATCGATATGGCGCAAGTATTGGAAACCATTGCGGTGGAAAAAGATGTCGACGGCTTCCACCTTTACAATGTCGGCGGGCTGGTCACCGGCAATACTGTATTCTCGCCCTGCACTCCCTTTGGTGTCGTGAAGCTGCTCGAGCACGAGAATATCCCGATCGAGGGACAGAATGTCGTCATCGTCGGTGCCAGCAATATTGTCGGCAAGCCGATGGCGCTGATGCTGATGGCGCGCGACGCGACCGTTTCAATTTGCCATGCCAAGACCCGCGACCTGGCCCAGTTCACCATATTGGCCGACATATTGATCGTCGCTGCGGGGGTCCCCAATCTGATCGTGCCGCAGATGGTCAAACATGGCGCCGTGGTCATTGACGTCGGCATAAACCGGCTCGCCGACGGCTCGATCGCCGGCGATGTCGATTTCGAAGGTGTCTCCAAGAAAGCCTCGGCGATCACGCCGGTCCCGGGCGGCGTCGGTCCGATGACCGTGACCATGCTGCTGGAAAATACGATCAAGTCCGCCGAGCATAAAGCGATATTCGAGGGCCTGGAACTCGCCTAA
- a CDS encoding FAD-binding oxidoreductase: MELKLPPRVSPAQFDNALKAYAAVVGEDWVLSTDQDRDAYSDIYAPGPESEWPASAAVAPQTREEIQAIIRIANEYKTPLWPVSRGKNLGYGTAAPRLPGSIVLDLSRMLKIEELNTELGYCVIEPGVSFFDLYEHIQREKAPLWMSVPGNAWGSVLGNALDHGMGYTPYGQHARNLCGIEAVLPDGEVMRTGMGAMENNHSWHLFPLSYGPDWTHMFTQSNMGVVTKAGVWLQPAPETSLQLTYDIPNEEDIGWVVDTITPLKTAGVIEQNVFIPSWLGKIVLKGQRNDFWDKESAMPEWRVQELLKEHKLGYWQVQIRFYGDETLNKAKADIVKKAFKRHIDTPPMEVWWKQGDPINQYDPTMGMPSAIALQMGDWVGGRGAHMGFSPVVPATSKHVLGQLKRSRKIIADHDVDFYASFTIGGRFATNINMLMYDRDKPEQVRNIRTMFNALIRDTAKAGYGEYRTHIGWMDEVNKTYDFNDGAQRRLNEKLKDAIDPNGILAPGKQGVWPAAYRDHAEGDKT; the protein is encoded by the coding sequence TTGGAACTCAAACTGCCGCCGCGGGTGTCGCCCGCGCAATTTGATAATGCGCTGAAAGCCTATGCTGCCGTCGTTGGCGAGGATTGGGTGCTTTCCACGGATCAGGATCGTGACGCCTATTCCGACATTTACGCACCCGGCCCGGAAAGTGAATGGCCCGCTTCAGCTGCGGTAGCGCCGCAGACGCGCGAAGAAATTCAGGCGATCATCCGCATTGCCAATGAGTATAAGACCCCTCTCTGGCCCGTCTCTCGCGGGAAAAACCTGGGCTATGGCACAGCCGCGCCGCGCCTGCCCGGTTCGATCGTGCTGGACCTGAGCCGGATGCTGAAAATCGAAGAGCTCAACACCGAGCTAGGCTATTGCGTGATCGAGCCCGGTGTCAGTTTCTTCGATCTCTATGAGCATATCCAGCGTGAAAAGGCGCCGTTGTGGATGTCGGTTCCCGGCAATGCCTGGGGATCCGTCCTCGGCAATGCGCTTGATCACGGGATGGGCTATACGCCTTATGGCCAGCATGCGCGCAATCTCTGCGGGATCGAAGCCGTGCTACCCGATGGCGAAGTCATGCGCACCGGCATGGGAGCGATGGAAAATAATCACAGCTGGCATCTTTTCCCGCTCAGCTATGGTCCCGACTGGACCCATATGTTCACCCAGTCCAACATGGGCGTCGTGACCAAGGCAGGCGTCTGGCTGCAGCCAGCACCGGAAACGTCTCTGCAACTGACCTATGATATTCCGAACGAGGAAGATATCGGCTGGGTTGTTGACACGATTACGCCGCTCAAGACAGCCGGTGTCATCGAACAGAATGTTTTCATTCCGTCATGGCTCGGGAAAATTGTGCTCAAGGGGCAACGCAATGATTTCTGGGACAAGGAAAGCGCGATGCCGGAATGGCGTGTGCAGGAATTGCTGAAGGAGCATAAGCTCGGTTACTGGCAGGTGCAGATCCGCTTCTACGGCGACGAGACGCTCAATAAGGCCAAGGCGGACATCGTCAAAAAGGCGTTCAAGCGCCATATCGATACGCCGCCGATGGAAGTCTGGTGGAAACAGGGCGACCCGATCAATCAATATGATCCGACCATGGGCATGCCATCGGCAATTGCGCTGCAAATGGGCGACTGGGTTGGTGGCCGCGGTGCGCATATGGGCTTTTCACCGGTCGTGCCGGCGACCTCCAAACATGTGCTGGGCCAGTTGAAACGCAGCCGCAAGATCATCGCCGACCATGATGTCGATTTCTATGCCAGCTTCACCATTGGCGGGCGGTTCGCGACCAATATCAACATGCTGATGTATGATCGTGACAAGCCGGAGCAGGTCAGGAATATCCGCACGATGTTCAATGCCCTGATCCGCGACACCGCCAAAGCGGGCTATGGCGAATATCGCACCCATATCGGCTGGATGGACGAGGTCAATAAAACCTATGATTTCAACGATGGTGCCCAACGCCGTTTGAATGAAAAACTGAAAGATGCGATTGATCCCAACGGCATATTGGCACCCGGAAAACAGGGTGTATGGCCAGCGGCCTATCGAGACCATGCCGAAGGAGACAAGACATGA
- a CDS encoding c-type cytochrome, with product MRRLGLAALALLTACGSGATDTQQIANGQEGGPPPPPPYQMRAELPPGDRLTAGKSGADLFSNRCGSCHLAGGMGTNLLTVQRMKAGEPPETGLLTNRTDLTADYIKAVVRDGKMAMPRISRVEATDAELDAIAKYLAKADQ from the coding sequence ATGAGACGGCTTGGTCTCGCGGCTCTTGCCCTGTTGACCGCTTGCGGTTCCGGCGCGACGGATACCCAACAGATCGCCAACGGCCAGGAAGGCGGCCCGCCGCCTCCCCCACCCTATCAGATGCGAGCAGAGCTGCCGCCGGGTGACAGGCTGACTGCCGGCAAAAGCGGTGCGGATCTGTTTTCCAATCGCTGCGGCTCCTGCCACCTTGCCGGCGGAATGGGGACCAATCTGTTGACAGTACAAAGGATGAAAGCGGGCGAGCCACCGGAAACGGGCCTGTTGACCAACCGGACCGATCTGACCGCTGATTATATAAAGGCCGTGGTTCGGGATGGCAAGATGGCGATGCCGCGAATTTCCCGGGTAGAAGCAACCGATGCCGAACTGGACGCAATCGCCAAATATCTTGCGAAGGCCGACCAATGA
- a CDS encoding aldehyde dehydrogenase produces the protein MTPEGVLIKNTDKIWIGGEWVHAHSKREIELVSPNSEEVIGSVAEADEADMDAAVAAARFAFDEGPWSRMQPQERIALLKKMAVHLHGRTEEIAKAWTLQMGGLASFAGPMTGGSTMNFDQIIAMAEKFEFVEQRPSPVVHTALIAHEPVGVVAAIAPWNGPYGIMLNKVAYALAAGCTLIMKPSPETPLEAYIIAEAAEAAGLPAGVVNLVCGHRDASDHLVCNPGVDKVSFTGSTIAGKRIASVCGERIARCTLELGGKSAAIIADDFDIDAAAQMLTGTITMMSGQVCAMLSRVLVPKARHDQLAEAIAGEMKKVVIGPSDDPATQLGPLAMKRQLERVEMYIGEGRKTADLVTGGGRPSHLNRGYFIEPTLFANVDNASRIAQEEIFGPVLCLIPFEDEEDAIRIANDSSYGLNGSVLTNDVDTAYRIARRIRTGAVGQNGMRMDFGLPFGGFKQSGIGREGGIEGLLGYLETKTILLDGTPSSFSP, from the coding sequence ATGACACCCGAAGGCGTTCTTATCAAAAATACCGACAAAATATGGATTGGCGGCGAATGGGTCCATGCTCATTCGAAACGCGAGATCGAGCTGGTGTCACCCAATAGTGAAGAAGTGATCGGTTCCGTCGCCGAGGCCGACGAAGCGGATATGGATGCAGCGGTCGCGGCGGCGCGCTTTGCTTTTGATGAAGGCCCCTGGAGCCGAATGCAGCCGCAAGAACGCATTGCGCTGCTCAAGAAAATGGCAGTACATCTGCACGGACGAACCGAGGAAATTGCGAAAGCGTGGACTTTGCAAATGGGCGGACTCGCCAGTTTCGCCGGACCAATGACCGGCGGTTCTACGATGAATTTCGACCAGATCATTGCCATGGCGGAGAAATTTGAATTTGTGGAGCAGCGGCCATCCCCGGTTGTTCACACCGCCTTGATTGCACATGAACCGGTCGGAGTCGTTGCCGCCATCGCTCCCTGGAACGGGCCCTATGGTATCATGCTCAACAAGGTCGCCTATGCGCTTGCCGCCGGCTGCACGTTGATCATGAAGCCGTCGCCGGAAACGCCGCTGGAGGCCTATATTATCGCCGAAGCCGCCGAAGCGGCAGGCCTTCCTGCCGGTGTTGTCAATCTCGTCTGCGGTCACCGCGATGCGAGCGATCATCTGGTTTGCAATCCGGGAGTCGACAAGGTCAGCTTTACCGGATCGACCATCGCCGGCAAGCGCATCGCCAGCGTCTGCGGTGAGAGAATTGCGCGCTGTACGCTGGAACTGGGCGGCAAGTCTGCCGCGATCATTGCCGATGACTTCGATATCGATGCAGCCGCGCAGATGCTGACCGGCACCATCACGATGATGAGCGGCCAGGTCTGCGCCATGCTCAGCCGCGTGCTCGTGCCAAAGGCTCGCCATGACCAACTGGCCGAGGCAATTGCCGGCGAAATGAAAAAGGTCGTGATCGGTCCATCGGACGATCCCGCAACACAGCTCGGCCCACTTGCCATGAAACGGCAGCTGGAGCGCGTCGAAATGTATATCGGGGAAGGCAGGAAAACCGCCGATCTTGTCACTGGAGGCGGACGGCCAAGCCATCTTAATCGCGGCTATTTCATCGAACCGACGCTTTTCGCCAATGTCGACAACGCATCGCGGATTGCACAGGAAGAGATTTTTGGTCCGGTGCTTTGCCTCATCCCCTTCGAGGATGAAGAGGATGCGATCCGCATAGCCAATGATTCCAGCTATGGATTGAACGGGTCGGTGCTGACCAATGATGTGGACACGGCCTACCGGATAGCGCGCCGGATCCGGACCGGTGCAGTCGGACAAAATGGTATGAGGATGGACTTTGGCCTTCCCTTTGGTGGCTTCAAACAGTCGGGCATCGGCCGCGAAGGCGGGATCGAAGGCTTGCTCGGCTATCTAGAAACCAAGACCATATTGCTCGATGGCACACCATCCAGCTTTTCGCCTTGA
- a CDS encoding TonB-dependent receptor has product MSKVTQPRRAQFKTLSYATIIGVALSSAPAMAQNANDSADEGKNIIVVTAQFREQNLQDIPLAITAVTGEMIEAKSQTNLQQVADTAPNVAIRPQGASFGPSVTASIRGVGQNDFNPAFEPGVGIYIDDVYYPQLTGAIFDLLDVDRVEILRGPQGTLTGRNSAGGAIKFFSRKPTGDNSGFVEATYGSRNRIGLRAAADFGLTDNLAMRISGVFKEQDGYVDRIDYGCENPTSGIPSTNAGGGDCVVSKLGGIGYQALRGIMQWTPSDRVELTVSADYVKDERTIAGEVLLNTGPVPAPNTANNGVPLSNNFICGKFCNYSTTGQPGIVWQPALEVAPGVFIDPLGAAGTVLSATSGTDQSKYTGWGVSANLKIELNDWMQLTSITGYREFDTEFFTDDDLTPIHTNFGRNFLTNESFSQELRLNLEPTDGVNVTLGGYYFEQDSVYDSFQDIRYVSVFPLQFRQPDPTSAEAKAVFANVGWEVTDLLTINVGVRYTDESKDQTYFRLNLDGTVNRFVDPVGAANGIGSPGALSGNTAHYSADRLDYRVAVDYRFSDAFLGYASVSTGFKGGGTNPRPFNADQLIPFNPEKVTAYEVGFKSDLLDNRLRFNGSVFLNDYTDLQIPVNACPGAPCAARFNAGDAVVKGVELELSAEPVDGLLIDGAVSYIDQKLKEGSLNPAAAIPPFGTNPGGVDPSDPPTVPKWKANLGMQYKAELGDSGSITPRLDFTYQAKQYTGPDTSVTPRGRTFLPSFTTLNGRLTWRNADEDLDISLEVTNITNEYYFLSRFNLLGAGGGFDKALPARPREWALTVKKKF; this is encoded by the coding sequence ATGTCAAAAGTAACACAGCCACGGCGCGCGCAATTCAAGACATTGTCATATGCTACAATAATCGGCGTCGCATTATCCAGTGCACCGGCGATGGCTCAGAACGCCAATGATTCTGCCGACGAAGGCAAAAACATCATTGTCGTCACAGCCCAGTTTCGGGAACAGAATCTGCAGGACATTCCGTTGGCGATTACCGCGGTTACCGGAGAAATGATCGAGGCAAAAAGTCAAACCAATTTGCAGCAAGTTGCCGACACTGCACCGAATGTCGCGATCCGTCCGCAAGGCGCTTCTTTCGGACCTTCGGTTACCGCTTCTATTCGCGGTGTTGGACAAAATGATTTCAACCCTGCTTTTGAACCTGGTGTGGGCATCTATATCGACGATGTCTATTATCCTCAGCTGACCGGCGCGATATTTGATTTGCTCGACGTCGACCGGGTAGAAATTCTGCGCGGCCCCCAGGGAACGCTTACCGGTCGAAACTCGGCCGGCGGTGCCATCAAATTTTTCTCGCGCAAGCCAACCGGCGATAATAGCGGATTTGTGGAAGCGACCTACGGATCGCGCAACCGCATTGGACTTCGCGCTGCTGCAGATTTCGGCCTGACCGACAATCTCGCAATGCGCATCTCCGGCGTGTTCAAGGAACAGGACGGTTATGTCGATCGGATCGATTATGGATGCGAAAACCCGACCAGTGGAATTCCCTCGACCAATGCCGGCGGCGGCGACTGTGTGGTCAGCAAGCTGGGCGGTATCGGCTATCAGGCACTGCGCGGCATCATGCAGTGGACTCCCAGCGATCGCGTCGAGCTGACCGTCAGCGCCGACTATGTGAAGGACGAACGCACCATTGCTGGTGAAGTCCTGCTCAACACTGGTCCGGTGCCGGCTCCCAATACAGCAAACAACGGCGTGCCGTTGAGCAATAATTTCATCTGCGGCAAGTTCTGCAACTATTCGACAACCGGTCAGCCTGGCATTGTCTGGCAGCCAGCACTTGAAGTGGCGCCGGGCGTCTTCATTGATCCTCTGGGTGCCGCCGGAACCGTTCTCTCCGCTACGTCCGGAACCGACCAGAGCAAATATACCGGCTGGGGCGTTTCTGCCAATCTGAAGATCGAACTCAATGACTGGATGCAGCTCACTTCGATCACCGGTTATCGCGAGTTTGATACCGAGTTCTTCACCGATGACGATCTGACGCCGATCCACACAAATTTCGGCCGCAACTTCCTCACCAACGAAAGCTTCAGTCAGGAACTGCGTCTGAATCTGGAACCGACGGATGGTGTCAACGTGACTCTCGGCGGCTATTATTTCGAGCAGGATTCGGTCTATGACTCTTTCCAGGACATCCGTTATGTGTCGGTCTTTCCGCTGCAATTTCGTCAGCCGGATCCGACCAGCGCAGAAGCCAAGGCAGTCTTTGCCAATGTCGGGTGGGAGGTCACCGATCTGCTGACGATAAACGTTGGCGTCCGCTACACAGATGAATCCAAGGATCAGACTTATTTCCGTCTCAATCTCGACGGGACCGTAAACCGGTTTGTTGATCCGGTTGGCGCGGCAAACGGGATCGGGTCTCCTGGCGCACTCAGCGGCAACACCGCACATTATAGCGCGGATCGACTCGATTATCGCGTGGCGGTCGACTATCGCTTCTCGGATGCATTTCTTGGCTATGCCTCGGTCTCAACCGGCTTCAAGGGCGGCGGCACGAATCCGCGGCCGTTTAATGCGGACCAGTTGATCCCGTTCAATCCGGAAAAGGTCACCGCCTATGAAGTCGGGTTCAAGAGCGATCTGCTCGACAATCGCTTACGCTTCAATGGCTCCGTATTCCTCAACGACTATACCGATCTGCAGATTCCGGTAAATGCTTGCCCTGGCGCACCTTGTGCCGCGCGGTTCAATGCTGGTGATGCAGTGGTCAAGGGCGTTGAACTGGAGTTGTCAGCGGAACCGGTAGACGGTTTGTTGATTGATGGTGCAGTGAGCTACATCGACCAGAAGCTCAAGGAAGGCAGTCTCAATCCGGCTGCTGCCATCCCACCATTTGGTACCAATCCTGGCGGCGTCGATCCAAGTGATCCGCCAACGGTTCCAAAGTGGAAGGCCAATCTCGGCATGCAATATAAGGCAGAACTGGGGGACAGCGGCAGTATCACACCGCGCCTGGATTTCACTTATCAGGCCAAGCAATATACCGGACCAGATACGTCGGTTACACCACGCGGCAGAACATTCCTGCCGAGCTTCACCACGCTCAACGGACGCCTGACCTGGAGAAATGCTGACGAAGATCTCGATATTTCACTGGAGGTTACGAATATCACCAATGAATATTATTTCCTCAGCCGGTTCAATCTGCTCGGCGCGGGTGGCGGTTTCGACAAGGCACTGCCAGCGAGACCACGCGAATGGGCTCTTACGGTCAAAAAGAAATTCTGA
- a CDS encoding SDR family NAD(P)-dependent oxidoreductase, whose amino-acid sequence MEWRGKTAFITGGVSGIGFGIARAFSNAGIKLVLSYRNEDYREQAERWFIDQGRVAPRFVKLDVTDRQRFAEVAEEIGDIHILVNNAGVSVFGPTDEASYADYDWIMGVNFGGTVNGLVSLLPGMKAHGEGGHVVNVASMAAFCAGPQAGIYTASKFAIRGLTESLRYNLAPYDIGVSLMCPGLTNTNAWDSALKRPAGFAESGFAPPDRDELENFGKAFDLGMEPLEVGEKTLRGIVENRSLILTHPDHREDFDEIYRWMVDALPDEPVPEGRAEIERLRREANRDAEAGMRIGLDDLT is encoded by the coding sequence ATGGAATGGCGAGGTAAGACCGCATTCATTACGGGCGGGGTGTCGGGAATCGGCTTCGGCATTGCCCGGGCCTTCAGCAATGCCGGGATCAAGCTCGTTCTCTCCTATCGCAACGAAGATTATCGCGAGCAGGCCGAGCGCTGGTTCATTGATCAGGGGCGCGTAGCACCCCGATTTGTGAAGCTGGATGTCACCGACCGCCAGCGCTTTGCCGAGGTTGCCGAAGAAATTGGCGACATTCATATATTGGTGAACAATGCGGGGGTCAGCGTATTCGGTCCGACCGACGAAGCCAGCTATGCCGATTATGACTGGATCATGGGCGTCAATTTTGGCGGCACGGTCAATGGACTGGTCTCCTTGCTGCCGGGGATGAAGGCGCATGGCGAGGGTGGCCATGTCGTCAATGTCGCGAGCATGGCAGCGTTTTGCGCAGGACCGCAGGCAGGCATATATACGGCCAGCAAATTCGCGATACGTGGCTTGACCGAGAGCCTGCGATACAATCTGGCGCCTTATGATATCGGCGTCTCGCTAATGTGTCCGGGGCTTACCAATACCAATGCCTGGGATAGTGCGCTCAAGCGGCCGGCCGGATTCGCCGAAAGCGGCTTCGCTCCTCCTGACCGGGATGAGCTGGAGAATTTCGGCAAGGCCTTCGATCTGGGCATGGAGCCGCTGGAAGTGGGTGAAAAGACGTTGCGCGGAATCGTAGAAAATCGCAGTTTGATATTGACCCACCCGGATCATCGCGAGGATTTCGACGAAATATATCGCTGGATGGTTGATGCCCTGCCGGATGAACCGGTGCCCGAAGGCCGTGCCGAAATCGAGCGTCTGCGCCGGGAAGCCAATCGCGATGCCGAAGCGGGCATGCGTATTGGCCTGGATGATTTGACATGA